GTGGCGGACGAGCGCACAGCGAAAGACGCGCCGGGATGGTCCTGCGTCAGCTGCACGAACTGGGTGCGGATGGCGTCTTCCAGCGCCGGCGGGAACGGCGTGTCGATGACCCATTGCCGGATCTTCGCGCCAGCCTCGGCCAGCGCGCGCACGTCTTCGGTGTCGAGCCGGGACAGGGCCTCGTTGATGCGGTCGGCCAGGCCTTCATGCGCCAGGAACTGGCGGAAGGCATGGGCGGTGGTCGCAAAACCGCCTGGCACCCGCACTCCGGAGGCGGCCAGCTGGCTGATCATTTCGCCGAGGGAGGCGTTCTTGCCGCCGACCGACTCGACGTCGGTCATCCTCAGGTTTTCAAACGGAACGACCAGGGCGGTCGCCAGTGGGGTGGATGACATGGGAAAGCTCCGTGATGTTGAGAAACCGGTGCTCCCGAGACCCCGCGCAGGGTGGCGGAGTGCGCGCCAGGCGCAGCCTCTCCGACGGACGCGCGCAAGCCAGCCCACTTTCTGGATTCTGCTTGGTGTGGTGCGGCACGCATGGGGTGAGTGACGAGAGGTATTCCGCAGAATTCTACGGGGCTTTAACCTTCGCTTGTGAACAAAGGCTAAACAATCTGAATCATGCCCACCAGAACCGTATTCTTCGTCTCTGACGGAACCGGCATCACTGCCGAAACCTTCGGCAATTCCATCCTGAAGCAGTTCGCGATCCAGCCGCGGCATGTGCGCATGCCCTTCATCGACTCGGTCGAGAAGGCCGAACATGCGGTCGACAAGATCAACCGCACCGCCGATGCCGAAGGCCGCAAGCCCATCGTCTTCACCACGCTGGTGGACGAGGAGGTGCTGGCCATCGTCAAGTCGGGCTGCAAGGGCCTGGTGCTCGACATGTTCATGACCTTCGTCGAGCCGCTGGAAGCGGAATTCGGCATGAAGTCCAACCACCGGGTGGGCCGCTTCTCGGACATCGCCAAGAGCCAGGAATATCACAATCGGATCGAGGCCATCAATTTCTCGCTGGCGCACGATGACGGCCAGTCGGCCAAGAACCTGGAGCAGGCCGACGTGATCCTGGTCGGCGTCAGCCGCAGCGGCAAGACGCCGACCTCGCTCTACCTGGCGATGCAGCACGGCGTGAAGGCCGCCAACTACCCGCTGATCCCCGAGGATTTCGAACGCGACTGCCTGCCGGCCTCGCTGGCACCGCACAAGGGCAAGTGTTTCGGCCTCACGATCGCGCCCGACCGGCTGGCCGAGATCCGCCACGAGCGCCGCCCCGGCAGCAAGTACGCCAGCCTGGAGAACTGCCGCTACGAAGTGGCGGCGGCCGAGTCACTGATGCGGCGCGAGGGCATTTCCTGGCTGTCGTCCACGCACAAGTCGATCGAGGAAATCGCCACCACCATCC
This genomic stretch from Eleftheria terrae harbors:
- the ppsR gene encoding posphoenolpyruvate synthetase regulatory kinase/phosphorylase PpsR encodes the protein MPTRTVFFVSDGTGITAETFGNSILKQFAIQPRHVRMPFIDSVEKAEHAVDKINRTADAEGRKPIVFTTLVDEEVLAIVKSGCKGLVLDMFMTFVEPLEAEFGMKSNHRVGRFSDIAKSQEYHNRIEAINFSLAHDDGQSAKNLEQADVILVGVSRSGKTPTSLYLAMQHGVKAANYPLIPEDFERDCLPASLAPHKGKCFGLTIAPDRLAEIRHERRPGSKYASLENCRYEVAAAESLMRREGISWLSSTHKSIEEIATTILRDIRPDRLIY